A genomic segment from Saprospiraceae bacterium encodes:
- a CDS encoding GDSL-type esterase/lipase family protein — protein sequence MKAITIRVYLGVLFLFSFFNSHAQENISSSDWKGFQQLHFSIGQTEATLVVPKKALPGHPWMWRARFPNWHTEADSLLVSEGFHVAFINTNDLYGSPKAMEIWDKFYAYLLQNYQLNERVALNGVSRGGLFVYNWAKQHPDKVSCIYAEAPVCDFKSWPGGFGVGKGSEGDWAKLKLAYGFASDEEAKAYRNNPIDGLEALAAAKIPVLHMIGLEDQHVPASENTFTLVDRYVKLGGIATIVPCTQGEQSLDGHHFPIETPRLVADFIKYYATPKTTLDPSNYHAMRGGLPNAQRTFEREKKGRVAFLGGSITYNSGWRDSVCLYLQKRFPETTFEFIAAGIPSMGSTPGAFRLERDILSKGPIDLLFEEAAVNDQTNGRTDQEQIRGMEGIVRHVKKANPAAEVVLMHFVDPDKMKDYNEGRVPAVIQNHEKVAIHYNLPSINLAKEVTDRINQGEFTWKNDFKDLHPSPFGQGVYARSIIHLLETAFSNSGNRGGQLVNYPLPAPLDPQSYDSGYLIAATTINLPKGWRIDPAWKPQDQTGTRANYVNVPMLISEKAGSKLSFDFQGKAVGIAVAAGQDAGTIEYRIDKGPWQTQNLFTQWSAQLHLPWYYTLATDLTPQQHRLQIRIAEGKDERSKGHACRIRYFFVNRP from the coding sequence ATGAAGGCCATTACTATTCGGGTTTATTTAGGTGTTCTCTTTCTATTTAGTTTTTTTAATAGTCATGCCCAAGAAAATATAAGTTCATCCGACTGGAAAGGTTTTCAGCAACTCCATTTTAGCATTGGTCAAACTGAAGCCACGCTTGTGGTGCCTAAAAAGGCCCTTCCGGGCCATCCCTGGATGTGGCGGGCCCGCTTCCCCAATTGGCATACCGAAGCGGATAGCCTTTTGGTTTCCGAAGGCTTTCATGTAGCCTTTATTAATACCAACGACCTTTACGGGAGTCCTAAAGCAATGGAGATTTGGGATAAATTTTATGCTTATTTGCTACAGAACTACCAATTAAATGAGCGGGTTGCCTTGAATGGGGTCAGTCGAGGTGGTTTATTTGTATACAATTGGGCAAAGCAACACCCTGATAAGGTCAGTTGTATTTATGCAGAGGCGCCTGTTTGTGATTTCAAAAGCTGGCCAGGCGGTTTTGGTGTAGGAAAAGGGAGTGAAGGGGATTGGGCAAAATTGAAATTAGCCTATGGCTTTGCCTCCGATGAAGAAGCGAAGGCTTATAGAAATAATCCCATTGATGGACTTGAGGCATTAGCTGCAGCAAAAATTCCTGTTCTCCATATGATTGGCCTGGAAGACCAACATGTTCCGGCTTCCGAAAACACTTTTACGCTGGTGGACCGATACGTCAAACTGGGTGGAATAGCGACTATTGTGCCTTGCACCCAAGGCGAACAATCGCTGGACGGGCACCATTTCCCCATTGAAACCCCACGCTTGGTGGCGGATTTTATTAAATATTATGCTACTCCCAAAACGACTTTGGATCCATCCAATTACCATGCCATGAGAGGTGGACTCCCTAATGCCCAACGCACCTTCGAAAGAGAAAAAAAAGGACGAGTCGCCTTTTTAGGAGGGTCTATTACCTATAACTCCGGATGGCGAGACAGTGTTTGTCTCTACCTGCAAAAACGATTTCCTGAGACAACTTTTGAATTTATCGCTGCGGGCATTCCTTCGATGGGCTCCACCCCTGGTGCCTTCCGATTGGAACGCGACATCTTGTCAAAAGGCCCCATTGATTTGCTCTTTGAAGAAGCCGCCGTTAACGACCAAACCAATGGCCGAACGGACCAGGAGCAAATCCGTGGAATGGAAGGAATTGTGCGGCATGTGAAAAAGGCGAACCCAGCAGCCGAGGTCGTCTTGATGCATTTTGTTGACCCAGATAAGATGAAGGATTATAACGAAGGGCGTGTACCTGCTGTCATTCAAAACCATGAAAAAGTAGCCATACACTATAACCTTCCAAGCATTAACCTGGCTAAGGAAGTGACCGATAGAATTAACCAGGGAGAATTTACCTGGAAAAACGATTTCAAAGACCTCCACCCTTCTCCCTTTGGCCAGGGTGTCTACGCCAGGTCTATTATCCACCTGCTAGAAACAGCCTTTTCCAACTCAGGCAACCGGGGGGGGCAGTTAGTCAACTACCCACTCCCCGCTCCCCTCGACCCCCAATCCTATGATAGTGGCTATTTGATAGCCGCAACGACGATAAATTTGCCCAAAGGCTGGCGAATAGACCCTGCCTGGAAACCACAGGATCAAACGGGAACGCGAGCCAATTATGTAAATGTACCGATGCTCATTAGTGAGAAAGCAGGGAGCAAGCTTTCATTTGATTTTCAGGGAAAAGCAGTGGGAATAGCAGTCGCGGCAGGCCAAGATGCAGGCACTATTGAATACCGCATAGACAAAGGGCCCTGGCAAACCCAAAACCTGTTTACGCAATGGAGTGCACAGTTGCACTTGCCGTGGTACTATACTTTGGCAACGGATTTAACGCCTCAACAACATCGTCTGCAAATTCGGATAGCTGAAGGTAAGGACGAACGAAGCAAAGGCCATGCCTGTAGAATACGCTATTTTTTTGTAAATAGGCCGTAA
- a CDS encoding ATP-dependent 6-phosphofructokinase: MKKKILVSTGGGDCPGLNAVIRGIFKAAKKSKEWEVWGCMEALNGIDATPPEIIKLTPKRTAGIHVKGGTILKTSNSANPLAYPVLQPDGKIIRIDRTQEIADKIKELGFHALINIGGDGSQTISQALHEKGLNVIGVPKTIDNDLSATDLTFGFTTAVQIATDCFDKLVTTAESHHRVMIMEVMGRDAGWIALHTAVAGGAEICLIPEIPYDIEKIVERINKRFKKGRGFVNIVISEGAKPRGGEVVATLAADPKDEHMKLGGICNALRYQLEKHKNMPKVQVRSTILGHIQRGGTPMAFDRILATAMGVKAFELVKAGDFGKMVSFQSNEITSVPIKEAIAEYNYVSKDHYLVHVARSIGISFGD, translated from the coding sequence ATGAAAAAAAAAATACTCGTTAGTACAGGAGGTGGTGATTGCCCAGGTTTAAATGCAGTGATTCGAGGAATTTTCAAGGCGGCTAAAAAATCAAAAGAATGGGAGGTGTGGGGATGTATGGAGGCATTGAACGGCATAGACGCTACACCACCTGAGATTATAAAATTAACACCAAAAAGAACGGCGGGGATTCATGTAAAAGGCGGAACGATCTTGAAGACTTCTAATTCAGCCAATCCATTAGCCTATCCTGTACTGCAACCTGATGGCAAGATTATACGCATAGATCGCACCCAAGAAATTGCCGATAAAATTAAGGAACTTGGTTTTCATGCCCTTATAAATATTGGTGGGGATGGAAGTCAAACGATTTCACAGGCTTTGCATGAAAAGGGTTTAAATGTGATCGGTGTACCCAAAACCATTGACAATGACTTGTCTGCCACTGACCTTACGTTTGGCTTTACGACCGCTGTGCAAATTGCGACAGACTGTTTTGACAAATTGGTTACTACTGCAGAAAGCCATCATCGGGTGATGATCATGGAAGTCATGGGCCGTGATGCGGGTTGGATCGCCCTTCACACGGCCGTAGCTGGAGGTGCTGAAATTTGCTTAATACCAGAAATCCCCTACGACATAGAAAAAATCGTAGAACGGATAAACAAGCGATTTAAGAAAGGACGCGGTTTTGTCAATATCGTTATTTCAGAAGGTGCCAAGCCACGCGGAGGGGAGGTGGTGGCCACCCTGGCTGCCGATCCTAAAGACGAGCACATGAAGCTAGGCGGCATCTGCAATGCGCTGCGTTATCAGCTTGAAAAGCACAAGAACATGCCTAAAGTCCAGGTTCGTTCGACCATACTTGGCCACATCCAGCGAGGAGGTACGCCGATGGCCTTTGATCGGATCCTGGCGACTGCGATGGGGGTTAAAGCTTTTGAATTGGTCAAGGCAGGTGACTTTGGCAAAATGGTATCCTTTCAGAGCAATGAAATCACCAGTGTGCCTATCAAAGAGGCCATTGCGGAGTATAATTATGTGTCTAAGGATCACTACCTGGTGCATGTCGCCAGGTCAATTGGGATATCTTTTGGGGATTAA
- a CDS encoding HEAT repeat domain-containing protein, with amino-acid sequence MKRIIPTFIVLGGILFSHSCQTPKPNEVPEIKRASAEDFAEESKVSVQLAEGFELKLWAPGPLVSNAVALSFDENGVAYVAETARRKSSDLDIREHREWMTDDLALESIEDTRAFHLEKMATALSDQNTWQEDFNGDSLHDYRDLEVQTEFIRRIWDSDGDGRADAVNLYAADFKDMLTGVGAGVLYHDGDVFFTAAPDVYRLKDTDGDGDADETTVISHGYGIHIAYAGHDMSGLTIGPDGKIYWSIGDMGVNTVDQTGKRWKYPNQGAVMRCNPDGSDFEVFAHGLRNPQELAFDAYGNLISVDNDGDHAGEHERFVHIIEGSDTGWRINWQYGKYNQPNEGYKVWMDEGLHVPHFPGQAAYLLPPLALAPDGPAGLAFNPGTALNEDWNGYFFASYFTGSSARSKVQAFKLEPQGASFSVGKTVDVLGGIVPTGVNFGPDGALYVNDWLDGYAKKPQGRIWRLDVKNEIANKERAQTKQLLQEGMKDRKTDALKSLTAHSDMRVRMAAQFELVKRLEVDILKEVAEKSGTEFGRIHGIWGLGQLARKEAKFAAVIVPFLKDAAPEIRAQAAKVLGDARYQAATADLLSLLQDESTRVRFFATEALGKLGAEQAFEPFIDLLEKVGETDPHMRHCIVYALSKINKEDAIAGLSTHSSDEVRIGAVVALRHLSSPKVSLFLGDKNPLVVVEAARAIHDDFSIPAAMPDLAKAISRTDISNEAFLRRAINANLRLGNAASAERLAAFVNDTSVSEAMRADALWALGYWADPPLLDRVDNRYRGPSSQHKLAEAQQAMAPYFAPLLKTPSKDIRVAVLTAIGRMKYSQMDGELLRLLEDRGQVTEIRQAALGALAALKSANLKSALNVALDDQSVELRKEAQTLIGEVDLPEEEVVAMLGKVLQNASTPEKQKAINSLAVLKTNAGEVLLNTLMDQLIAGTLAPALSLDVLQVVDKSTSATLKQKREAYEAAKPAGDVIAAYRESLYGGNIRKGGRLFFMDNSAQCIRCHIVNEYGGEVGPDLSKIASVLKPEQLLEALVDPSARLAPGYGTITLKLKDGQELVGTVLSDNQKELSLKIGDEPPRKIAWANVAEHQYLPSAMISMKDVLSKSEIRDLMAFLVLLKGDGVDLQNLLQ; translated from the coding sequence ATGAAGCGAATAATCCCGACTTTTATCGTTTTAGGAGGAATTTTGTTTTCCCATTCCTGTCAGACCCCCAAGCCGAATGAGGTTCCAGAGATAAAAAGAGCAAGCGCCGAAGATTTTGCCGAAGAAAGCAAGGTATCTGTGCAATTAGCTGAAGGCTTTGAACTCAAATTATGGGCGCCAGGGCCCCTGGTCTCTAATGCCGTAGCCCTTAGCTTCGATGAAAATGGCGTCGCCTATGTCGCCGAAACCGCCAGACGTAAAAGCTCAGACCTCGATATACGGGAGCATCGGGAATGGATGACGGATGATTTGGCGCTGGAATCAATAGAAGACACGCGTGCTTTTCACCTTGAAAAAATGGCAACAGCACTAAGTGACCAAAATACCTGGCAGGAAGATTTTAATGGGGATAGCCTGCATGATTACCGGGATTTGGAGGTACAGACGGAGTTTATTCGCCGCATCTGGGACAGCGATGGTGATGGCCGAGCAGATGCCGTAAATTTGTATGCCGCAGATTTCAAGGATATGTTGACTGGCGTGGGAGCAGGGGTACTGTACCACGATGGTGATGTTTTTTTTACGGCTGCCCCCGATGTCTACCGACTAAAAGATACAGATGGCGATGGTGATGCAGATGAAACAACGGTGATCAGCCATGGCTATGGCATTCATATTGCTTATGCGGGGCATGATATGTCAGGATTAACCATCGGCCCTGACGGAAAAATCTATTGGTCCATTGGAGACATGGGCGTCAATACCGTAGATCAAACAGGCAAGCGCTGGAAGTATCCCAATCAGGGAGCGGTGATGCGTTGCAATCCTGACGGCAGTGATTTTGAGGTCTTTGCCCATGGCTTGCGGAATCCACAGGAATTGGCCTTTGATGCATACGGAAATTTAATCAGTGTAGATAATGACGGAGACCATGCCGGAGAGCACGAGCGCTTTGTCCATATCATCGAGGGTTCAGATACCGGCTGGCGGATCAACTGGCAATATGGCAAATACAACCAGCCCAATGAAGGCTATAAGGTATGGATGGACGAAGGCTTGCACGTCCCCCACTTTCCAGGGCAGGCTGCCTATTTGTTGCCGCCCTTGGCACTGGCGCCCGACGGGCCTGCCGGCCTCGCCTTTAACCCCGGCACCGCTTTGAATGAAGATTGGAATGGCTATTTCTTTGCTTCCTACTTTACAGGGTCTTCCGCCCGTTCCAAGGTTCAGGCCTTTAAGCTGGAGCCACAAGGGGCTTCCTTTAGCGTTGGAAAAACAGTAGATGTGCTAGGAGGGATCGTGCCTACGGGTGTAAACTTTGGACCAGACGGCGCTTTGTATGTCAATGATTGGCTGGATGGTTATGCAAAAAAACCACAGGGCCGTATCTGGCGATTGGATGTGAAAAACGAAATCGCAAATAAAGAACGGGCTCAGACCAAACAACTGTTGCAGGAAGGAATGAAGGATAGAAAAACCGATGCCCTGAAAAGCCTGACCGCACACAGTGACATGCGCGTTCGAATGGCGGCACAATTTGAGCTGGTGAAAAGGCTAGAAGTGGACATTTTAAAGGAAGTGGCAGAAAAAAGCGGTACTGAATTTGGCCGTATCCACGGCATTTGGGGATTGGGGCAGTTGGCCAGAAAAGAAGCTAAGTTTGCTGCCGTCATCGTGCCCTTTTTGAAAGATGCCGCCCCGGAAATACGCGCCCAGGCCGCAAAGGTCCTCGGCGACGCCAGGTACCAGGCCGCCACCGCAGACTTATTGTCACTGCTACAGGACGAATCAACCAGGGTGCGATTTTTTGCAACGGAAGCCCTGGGTAAATTGGGCGCAGAACAAGCCTTTGAGCCCTTTATTGATTTACTAGAAAAAGTCGGCGAAACGGATCCGCATATGCGTCATTGCATCGTCTATGCCTTGTCAAAAATAAATAAGGAAGATGCCATTGCTGGTCTTTCTACCCATTCTTCTGATGAGGTGCGCATTGGCGCAGTAGTCGCCTTACGGCACCTCAGTTCACCAAAGGTAAGTCTCTTTTTAGGCGATAAAAACCCATTGGTTGTCGTAGAAGCGGCCAGGGCTATTCACGATGATTTCTCCATCCCAGCGGCCATGCCCGACTTGGCAAAGGCCATCAGCAGAACGGATATTAGCAATGAAGCCTTCCTGCGCAGGGCCATCAATGCCAATTTGCGTTTGGGGAATGCGGCCAGCGCAGAGCGATTAGCGGCCTTTGTCAATGATACCAGCGTCAGTGAGGCGATGCGTGCGGATGCGCTCTGGGCTTTGGGCTATTGGGCCGACCCGCCGCTACTGGACCGGGTAGATAATCGGTATCGAGGCCCTTCCAGCCAGCACAAATTAGCGGAGGCCCAACAGGCAATGGCTCCCTATTTTGCCCCTTTATTAAAAACCCCCTCAAAGGATATCCGCGTGGCAGTGCTTACCGCCATAGGGCGAATGAAATATAGCCAAATGGATGGTGAATTACTCCGACTGTTGGAAGACCGTGGCCAGGTGACGGAGATTCGACAGGCGGCCCTGGGCGCCCTGGCAGCCTTAAAAAGTGCCAATTTGAAAAGCGCGTTAAACGTTGCTTTGGATGATCAATCTGTTGAATTGCGAAAAGAGGCACAAACCCTGATCGGGGAAGTCGATTTACCAGAAGAAGAGGTCGTTGCCATGTTGGGTAAAGTCTTACAAAATGCCTCTACGCCCGAAAAGCAAAAAGCCATAAATAGCCTCGCTGTCCTCAAAACCAACGCTGGGGAAGTCCTTTTAAATACTTTAATGGATCAATTGATAGCTGGTACGCTTGCTCCGGCCCTCAGCCTGGATGTACTACAAGTGGTAGATAAATCAACTTCCGCGACGTTAAAACAAAAAAGGGAGGCCTATGAAGCGGCCAAACCAGCCGGTGATGTCATAGCAGCCTATCGGGAAAGTTTGTATGGGGGCAATATTAGAAAAGGAGGACGGCTCTTTTTTATGGATAATTCGGCCCAGTGTATTCGCTGTCATATTGTAAATGAATATGGCGGGGAAGTTGGGCCTGACCTGAGCAAAATTGCTTCGGTATTGAAACCGGAGCAACTGCTGGAAGCGCTGGTTGACCCTAGTGCCAGGTTGGCCCCAGGATATGGAACGATTACGTTGAAATTGAAAGATGGCCAAGAATTAGTCGGCACCGTTTTATCAGACAATCAAAAGGAATTAAGCCTTAAGATTGGCGATGAACCACCACGGAAAATCGCCTGGGCTAATGTGGCTGAACATCAGTATTTGCCTTCGGCGATGATTTCGATGAAAGATGTATTGTCTAAATCGGAAATCAGGGATCTGATGGCCTTTTTGGTCTTACTTAAAGGAGACGGCGTGGATTTGCAAAATCTATTGCAATAG
- a CDS encoding cyclic nucleotide-binding domain-containing protein, with product MIDNMTSLINDLSVKWDLWIGQYRAFFPTEEEDLEACLQLMEKAGGKNRKGSDYLPNFSSQIAACQDTRNGEVIAALCLADAHQLRGDACWTDNFRLDLFHEQQLPHMAVFVDMVIEEEYQKTPAAAVLISHCFIEILKAGGQAILLSCEAEHFSIFKRLGLRPIGLRQKNANGVEIIPMICFPDEAYFSTIHSPVISLLRGLDFITYQGFQDWYEQLIEGNANLRIGSDYYPDNEEQFTGHSNITEGLSSQGKKAFLKNASVIKYQEEEVLLMENDGGKAFGFVRQGILKVMINGKPIVLLGEGDIFGEIAFVLDSNRSAQVVAASPNTEVVLFSETALNRLESEADRTIIWRNLSRVIAQKLMLTNKLLD from the coding sequence ATGATTGACAATATGACCAGCTTAATCAATGATTTATCGGTAAAATGGGATCTTTGGATCGGCCAATACCGAGCTTTCTTCCCGACCGAGGAAGAGGATCTAGAGGCTTGTCTGCAACTTATGGAGAAGGCGGGAGGCAAAAACAGGAAAGGGAGTGACTATTTGCCCAATTTTAGTTCGCAAATCGCTGCCTGTCAGGATACGCGCAATGGAGAAGTCATTGCCGCGCTTTGCCTGGCGGATGCTCATCAATTAAGGGGCGATGCTTGTTGGACGGATAATTTCCGTTTGGATTTGTTTCATGAACAGCAATTGCCGCATATGGCCGTATTTGTGGATATGGTCATCGAAGAAGAATACCAAAAAACCCCGGCGGCGGCCGTATTAATCAGCCATTGTTTTATCGAAATCCTTAAAGCTGGCGGGCAAGCCATCTTGCTTTCCTGCGAGGCGGAACATTTTTCCATTTTCAAGCGATTGGGTCTTCGCCCGATTGGCTTGCGACAAAAAAATGCCAATGGGGTGGAAATCATTCCTATGATTTGTTTCCCGGATGAAGCCTACTTTTCCACGATTCATTCGCCCGTTATTTCCTTGTTGCGAGGATTAGATTTTATCACCTATCAAGGTTTTCAGGATTGGTACGAACAATTGATTGAAGGAAATGCAAACCTTCGCATTGGTTCAGACTATTACCCTGATAATGAAGAACAATTTACAGGACATAGCAATATCACAGAAGGGTTAAGCTCACAGGGAAAAAAGGCTTTTCTGAAAAATGCATCAGTCATTAAATACCAGGAAGAAGAAGTACTCTTGATGGAAAATGATGGTGGCAAAGCTTTTGGTTTTGTCCGACAAGGAATTTTAAAGGTAATGATTAACGGCAAACCTATCGTATTGCTGGGTGAAGGGGATATCTTTGGTGAAATTGCCTTTGTTTTGGATAGTAACCGTTCCGCGCAAGTCGTCGCTGCCAGCCCCAATACCGAAGTTGTTCTTTTCAGCGAAACGGCACTTAATCGCTTGGAATCTGAAGCGGATAGAACCATTATCTGGCGCAACCTCTCTCGGGTGATCGCCCAAAAGCTCATGCTAACCAATAAGTTATTAGATTAG
- a CDS encoding phospho-sugar mutase, with protein MQNLEPAVQQKINQWLEGSYDSETKKEIQRLLDQKDYTQLTDSFYRELEFGTGGLRGIMGPGSNRVNKYTLGMATQGLSNYLKRIYPDEQIKVVIAHDSRNNSALFASMTADVFSANGIQVYFFDGLRPTPELSFAIRALGCHSGVMLTASHNPKEYNGYKAYGRDGGQLVAPHDTNVIAEVEKISSIDEVKFERIPANIEIIGEEIDQLYLDELLKLSVSREAIKRQHDLKIVFSPIHGTGGVLVPRALEMFGFTNVTEVAEQAKPDGNFPTVVYPNPEEHEALTLALKKAKDIDADLVMATDPDADRVGIAVKNDNNEFVLLNGNQTGTLLVHYMLTAWEKAGKLTAKEYVIKTIVTSYLIDKIAASKNVECFNTLTGFKYVGEIMTKLEGKRQFIAGGEESYGYLVGEHARDKDAVVSCTMIAEMTAYYKDKGSSLYDALIDLYLEYGIYKEKLISITKKGKSGAEEIKAMMDGYRSTPPRSLGGVPVATIKDYKSSISTDLISGETSKIDLPSSNVLQFFTADGSIISARPSGTEPKIKFYCSVNDELPDRASFKAVEKKLDDKLDSIMKDLVG; from the coding sequence ATGCAAAACCTAGAGCCTGCCGTTCAACAGAAAATAAACCAGTGGTTGGAAGGAAGTTACGATAGTGAGACTAAAAAGGAAATCCAACGACTGCTTGACCAAAAGGATTATACACAGTTAACAGATTCTTTTTACAGGGAATTGGAATTTGGGACCGGTGGGTTGCGTGGCATCATGGGACCGGGCTCTAACCGGGTCAATAAATACACCCTTGGGATGGCTACCCAAGGTCTTAGCAACTACCTTAAGCGCATTTATCCAGATGAACAAATTAAGGTGGTGATCGCACATGATAGTCGCAATAATTCTGCGCTTTTTGCTAGCATGACTGCTGATGTTTTTTCCGCCAATGGCATCCAGGTATATTTTTTTGATGGCCTTAGGCCTACACCTGAGCTTTCCTTTGCCATTAGGGCATTGGGTTGCCATAGCGGGGTCATGCTAACCGCCTCTCACAATCCCAAGGAATATAATGGCTATAAGGCTTACGGTAGGGATGGTGGCCAATTGGTTGCACCTCACGATACGAATGTCATAGCTGAAGTGGAAAAGATCAGCAGCATAGATGAAGTGAAATTTGAAAGGATACCGGCCAATATAGAAATAATAGGGGAAGAAATAGATCAACTTTATTTAGATGAACTCCTTAAACTATCCGTTTCGCGGGAGGCTATAAAACGACAGCATGATCTTAAAATCGTGTTTTCACCTATCCACGGAACAGGTGGTGTTTTGGTCCCCCGGGCCTTGGAAATGTTTGGCTTTACCAATGTCACCGAAGTAGCAGAGCAAGCCAAACCAGACGGCAATTTTCCTACGGTGGTTTATCCCAACCCGGAAGAACATGAAGCCCTGACCCTAGCGCTAAAAAAAGCCAAAGACATAGATGCTGATCTGGTAATGGCCACAGACCCTGATGCGGATAGAGTAGGAATCGCAGTGAAGAATGACAACAACGAGTTTGTTTTACTAAATGGCAACCAAACTGGAACGCTCCTCGTCCACTATATGCTGACTGCCTGGGAAAAGGCTGGGAAATTGACAGCAAAGGAATACGTTATTAAAACCATTGTTACTTCTTACCTGATTGATAAAATTGCTGCCTCCAAAAATGTTGAATGTTTTAATACCTTAACTGGCTTCAAGTATGTGGGCGAAATCATGACGAAATTGGAAGGTAAAAGACAGTTTATTGCCGGTGGTGAGGAAAGCTATGGTTACCTGGTAGGGGAACATGCCAGGGATAAGGATGCGGTGGTTTCCTGTACCATGATCGCTGAGATGACAGCTTATTATAAGGACAAAGGCAGTAGCCTTTATGATGCTTTGATTGACCTTTACCTGGAGTATGGTATTTATAAAGAGAAGCTCATTTCTATCACCAAAAAAGGGAAAAGTGGCGCAGAAGAGATCAAGGCCATGATGGATGGCTATCGGTCAACGCCTCCACGAAGCCTGGGGGGCGTCCCCGTCGCAACCATTAAAGATTATAAAAGCAGCATTTCTACGGACTTGATTAGCGGCGAAACGTCTAAAATAGATCTTCCCTCTTCTAATGTTTTACAGTTTTTCACTGCTGACGGCAGCATCATTTCTGCCAGACCTTCTGGGACTGAGCCCAAAATTAAGTTCTATTGCAGCGTAAATGATGAGTTGCCTGATCGAGCTTCTTTCAAAGCGGTAGAGAAAAAACTGGATGATAAGCTCGATAGCATTATGAAGGATTTGGTCGGCTGA
- a CDS encoding SDR family NAD(P)-dependent oxidoreductase gives MQHILVTGVSSGIGYTAAQYFIEKGYHVFGSVRKVADGERLTAEWGDSISPLLFDVVDEAAIAKAVEQVKQRLAPGENLFGLVANAGIHIPGPILNLSRDDMRHQFEVNVFGSLNVIQAFVPLLRATTEQKAGRIIHVGSTSGAIPLPFSALYAATKSAMHSLCDTLRRELMLYEIDVIDIYVGPVKNEMVAKVAVYKERYKETDYYHSISMRLENALVNTIPKGLTEQEVAVVLLKALETSKPKHRFAVNKDWFNTWFLPNLLPIRLLDKILAKKLQLRPEDFAKHKETI, from the coding sequence ATGCAACATATCTTAGTGACAGGGGTCTCTTCTGGCATTGGCTATACCGCCGCCCAATATTTTATAGAAAAAGGTTATCACGTATTCGGTAGTGTACGAAAAGTGGCTGACGGCGAACGACTAACGGCGGAATGGGGCGATAGTATTTCTCCTTTATTATTCGATGTGGTCGATGAAGCAGCCATTGCCAAGGCTGTGGAGCAGGTAAAACAAAGGTTGGCGCCTGGCGAGAATCTATTCGGTTTGGTCGCCAATGCGGGCATTCATATTCCGGGCCCTATCCTCAATTTGAGTAGAGACGATATGCGGCATCAATTTGAGGTGAATGTCTTCGGTAGCCTTAATGTCATCCAGGCTTTTGTACCACTATTGAGGGCAACGACCGAGCAAAAGGCCGGTCGCATTATCCATGTTGGTTCTACCTCTGGGGCCATCCCCTTGCCTTTCTCTGCCCTTTATGCTGCCACCAAAAGCGCAATGCACAGCCTTTGCGATACGCTACGCCGCGAACTCATGCTTTACGAAATTGATGTCATTGATATCTATGTCGGGCCTGTCAAAAACGAAATGGTGGCCAAAGTAGCCGTATACAAAGAACGATACAAAGAAACGGATTACTATCATTCTATCTCCATGAGGTTGGAAAATGCCCTAGTGAATACCATTCCCAAAGGCTTGACCGAACAGGAGGTGGCCGTCGTTCTCCTAAAGGCCCTCGAAACCTCGAAGCCTAAACACCGCTTTGCCGTCAACAAGGATTGGTTCAATACCTGGTTTTTGCCCAACCTCCTCCCCATCAGGCTGCTGGACAAAATTCTGGCCAAAAAATTACAGCTTCGGCCCGAGGATTTTGCAAAGCATAAGGAAACGATATAA